The DNA window CGGATAGTCAGTCGGATTCGAGGTCGAGCAGCCGTTTTTTCAGTCCGAGGCGGTCCCCCCGTCCGCCGGAGTACCCGCCTAAATCGTTCGCGCCGACGATGCGATGGCACGGCACGACCAGCGGCACGGGATTGCGACCACAGGCCTGTCCGACCGCTATCGGCGCGGTGTCGAGTTCGTCGGCGATGTCGCCGTACGTCCGCGTCTCGCCGCGCGGCACGTCGGCCATCGCGGCCATGACCCGTCCGGTGAAAGAGTCTGGATAGTCCACGGTGAGGTCGAACGACCGCCGTTCGCCCGCCGCGTACTCGCCGACCTGTTGACGGATTTCGTCGAGCGGTTCGGCGACCAGCGCGTCGTCGATTTCGACCTGCCAGTCCCAAACGGAGACGAACATCAGCGCCTCCTGAGGACCGTCACGGGTCGGTGGAGCGTACCCGGTTCACAGTCCTCGACGGGGGTCGAGAGGTCGAAGCTGTCGAACCACCCCACGTGGTCGAACTCGGTCCGTTCGAGGAGCATGCGGAACTCTTGGGGCGCGAACGTCTTGCGTACGTACTCCTCGCGGAAGTGCCGCGTTCCCTCGGGCGTCTCGACGCGCGTCGTCAGCGTCTGTCGAACCAACTGCTCCGTCGTGTGTATCGGTTCCTGTTCGATGCCGAACCGAACCGTCGTGTCTCCACGCGTCGTTTCCCATTCGCTTTGGGAGGACGTGCCGCCCGCGAAATCGATGGAGCCGTCGATGCAGTAGAGCGACCCCGGTGTCATCGCGTCGGCCATCGAATCGAGATGCGACAGCAGGGCCTCGTTCGAATCGAGATACAGCGACCCGAGCGCACAGAACGCGAAATCGACGTCGCTCGGTAGAACGAAGTCCGCCATGTCTCGCCGGAGGAACGTCGCTTCGATGTCGTGTTCGCGGGCCTTTTCGATGGAGTGGGAAATCATCTCCGAGGAGTTGTCCAAGCCGGTGAACTCGTAGCCCCGCGCGTCGAATTCGAG is part of the Haladaptatus paucihalophilus DX253 genome and encodes:
- a CDS encoding class I SAM-dependent methyltransferase gives rise to the protein MAGLYAHPDYYEIAFDFRDVAAEVDFFEACIDRFGERSNRPDSVLEIACGPSPYLLEFDARGYEFTGLDNSSEMISHSIEKAREHDIEATFLRRDMADFVLPSDVDFAFCALGSLYLDSNEALLSHLDSMADAMTPGSLYCIDGSIDFAGGTSSQSEWETTRGDTTVRFGIEQEPIHTTEQLVRQTLTTRVETPEGTRHFREEYVRKTFAPQEFRMLLERTEFDHVGWFDSFDLSTPVEDCEPGTLHRPVTVLRRR
- a CDS encoding methylated-DNA--[protein]-cysteine S-methyltransferase encodes the protein MFVSVWDWQVEIDDALVAEPLDEIRQQVGEYAAGERRSFDLTVDYPDSFTGRVMAAMADVPRGETRTYGDIADELDTAPIAVGQACGRNPVPLVVPCHRIVGANDLGGYSGGRGDRLGLKKRLLDLESD